The following are encoded in a window of Haliotis asinina isolate JCU_RB_2024 chromosome 14, JCU_Hal_asi_v2, whole genome shotgun sequence genomic DNA:
- the LOC137260892 gene encoding gustatory receptor for sugar taste 64a-like, protein MEAGTFKETSLTISNTIALFLCLTYWALSTGIHSKVRLFSGRLRETRVKFNSSVSATRLRQRVERACVCLVIFAACSCVGSGVVLRTMGDTSSDWYWPSLVLSSIIGGVTSLVNHSLLLLFLSISLLLTYEYDNCTLRLSRAAEGSIKEEDIEDIRGYHASLTDLVEHVCSLMSRHVAAGYVSSFLIVCFCLYSIINDEKSIAKIGIAAASLYISILHLIALTYIGVRLHEAAHRPLNLLLDMTGKYMPDRVIGLVTLFANKLSQRQIGISALGLMTITKDTILTIIGTLLTYVFIVIQFKPQSMVGVQCSGNSTAA, encoded by the exons ATGGAAGCGGGGACATTCAAAGAGACGAGTCTTACCATATCAAATACAATCGCACTTTTCTTATGTCTAACCTACTGGGCTCTCAGTACCGGCATCCACAGCAAGGTTCGTTTATTCAGCGGGCGTCTTCGTGAAACACGGGTGAAGTTTAACAGTTCTGTTTCAGCCACTAGATTGAGGCAGAGAGTGGAGAGGGCGTGTGTATGTCTTGTGATCTTTGCAGCATGTTCCTGTGTTGGTAGTGGTGTAGTCCTGAGGACAATGGGTGACACATCCAGCGATTGGTACTGGCCTTCACTTGTATTGTCGTCGATAATTGGTGGCGTTACCTCTCTGGTAAACCATTCGTTATTGCTGCTGTTCTTATCCATCTCCCTCCTTCTTACTTATGAGTATGATAATTGCACGCTGAGACTGTCAAGGGCTGCTGAAGGATCCATCAAAGAAGAGGATATTGAGGACATTCGAGGCTACCATGCATCCTTAACAGATCTGGTGGAACATGTGTGTTCCCTCATGTCCAGACACGTGGCTGCTGGCTACGTCAGCTCCTTCCTCATTGTATGCTTCTGCCTGTACAGCATCATCAACGACGAGAAATCCATTGCAAAGATTGGTATTGCTGCAGCTTctctgtatatatctattttgcATCTCATCGCCCTCACCTACATTGGTGTCAGATTACACGAAGCG GCACACCGACCTCTGAATCTTCTCCTGgacatgacagggaaatatatGCCTGATAGAGTTATTGGACTG GTCACACTGTTTGCCAACAAGTTGTCTCAACGTCAGATCGGAATCAGTGCTTTAGGACTAATGACCATCACGAAGGACACTATCCTAACG ATCATCGGCACCCTCCTCACCTACGTTTTCATCGTGATCCAGTTTAAACCACAATCAATGGTTGGAGTTCAATGCAGTGGAAACTCTACGGCAGCATAA